The nucleotide sequence tatatatatatatatatatatataaacgagaaccacaaaaaagacgagaactgcgagaacttttaagtTACGAACATTTTCACACGTGAGTAGATTGAATCACCCGTAAATGTTGATGAAGATtaaaaatgaacataaaataggtgaaaaaacttatattttacatatataatcaaatatatcgtTTCCCATTCACAGGTGCATATTTGTTTGTGTAACATGTGAACACTtcgtataattaacaatttaacatgtcatTTGTGGTAATTGAACATACGTTTGTTAGTGATatgagcattaattaacatttgcatgtaatttgttgcatttaaatgcataaaaacgaTCAAATTAAAAATTTCTCACAGTTCTCGcgctttttgtggttctcgtttgaacctgccaaacgagaaccacaaaaaagacGAGAACTTTTAAGTTAGGAACATTTTCACATGTGAGTAGATTGAATCACCCGTAAAAATGTTGATGAAGATTAAAAATGAACATAAAAtgaacatctatatatatatatatatatatatatatatatatatatatatatatatatatatatatatatatatatatatatatatatatatatatatataacatctatatatctatatatatatatatacacacacacacatacatataaaataattataTGTCTATTTGATATTTACTAGTTTTAAGTTGCACATAATTTGCAGTCTCATCCTGGAGGATTGTTGTTTACAAAGTTTGGTAGCAATCATACGACTTTACTCGACTTGGCTTTCCCGGTATGCAATGAATAATTTGATCAGTCTTGAAATGCATATTACACACTCATATGCATATATTTCACGTGGTTACTTATGGATGTTTTGATGCTACATAGTTTTAAAGGATGTTTGCATTGTAATTATTTACATCACATTGTTAAATCAACATTTTGAAATTTATTCAGGATAATAGTTTTGGAAGAATGCATGATAAGAGCAAAGAAGCCCCTAAAACGATGAAACAAATTATTCGTCTTTTCCCAAACAAAGTGACTATACAAATGCCTCAAGTAAGTGaaaattaattttatatttatgaGGTCTTTCATAAGTGCTTATGGaccttatttaatttatttatttatttattatttttttttatggtAGGATGAGTTGCTACTTTCAGACTGGAAGCAACAGCTGGATCGTGATATAGAGAAAATGAAATCACAGTCAAATATTGTTAGCATCCGTTCGGTAAGTGTTGCCATGTCATTATCTCGTTTTCTAATGATTTTACCTATGTATGTGACATTATTCCGAGGACCCGTTCATAAATAAGTATATGAAAGTTTCCACCTTTAATGATTCTGATTACACGATTACAGGTTCTGAAACGTGTAGGTCTTGATTGCCCCAATCTTGATGCACTGTTCGTAAAAGATCAAACATTAACTAATGAAAGTGAGTACATCATTGATTCTTAACATGTTCTCATTTCATTTGTATACTTTTCGATTATAATTCACTTTTATATTTTAGGTGCCGAGAAAGTTATTGGATGGGCTTTGAGTCATCACTTTATGCAGAGTTCTGAAGCTTTAATAAAGGATGCTAAACCAGTGATATCTAATGAAAGGTATTAGTAGTTGATGTTTCTTGTGAACACAAACTTACGCTTGCAGCTTTTAGGTGATAATCTATATCTTGATCTTGATTTGAGCCCTAAATAGTTGGATTATAAGAAGCAGAATCTGATCATCCAACATAAGAACTAGCTATTGCTTGTAGAGGTCTTAATAATTTGATATTTGACATTCAGTTTCAAAAAGAAATCCATATAATCTAGATGCATTGCAAGTGCTTTTTGCTTACAGTTTCATATTGTGGACTGTAGTCTCGAGTATGGGATCAACATACTGCAAGGTACTCAAAACGAAAATAAAAGTTCTAAGAAGACCCTCAAGGTGAAGATGATGTTTAAATCTTTTGATCATTTACTATCGTTATAATTTAAATGAGTCCTAATCTTAATCTTTGATGTTTAGGATGTGGTTACTGAAAACGAGTTTGAGAAAAGACTTCTTGCTGAAGTTATTCCTCCTAACGAGCTCGGTGTTACATTTGAGGATATTGGTGCTTTAGAATCTGTTAAAGAAACCCTAAAAGAATTGGTTATGCTACCTCTTCAACGCCCTGAATTGTTTTGCAAAGGGCAGTTAACAAAGGTATAACTATAATATGTTTCTTGTTATAAAATAGATAGATTATGATCCTCATTAATCTGACAATAAAAGATGATCTTTTTCAGCCTTGTAAAGGTATTCTGCTATTTGGACCCCCTGGTACCGGTAAAACAATGCTTGCAAAAGCTGTTGCAACTGAAGCAGGTGCAAATTTTATTAACATATCGATGTCAAGCATCACTTCAAAGGTATGAAAACATAAAAATTTTATTACAAACAGTTTTTCCACATATTGTAGTCCTTTAAATTTTAATACGTATAGTTTTCTATGTTAGTTGTGATCACGAAAACATTAATATATTACTTTTCAAAAAGTGAGTTTTGAGGTTTTATGCATTCAAAGTAGACGTTTGGCGACCTTATAACCTGTTTGACACATTACCCGTATAACCACCCTGTCTAGGTTTAACactattaaaacacaaccaaacagACTTTTTCATGAGTAATACGTCGAAACTGCCACCTCTGTGTTTAAGCATTGATTTCTAATAGAACGCTAATTTTCATCATACATTTGTCTGTAGTGGTTTGGTGAAGGAGAGAAGTATGTGAAAGCAGTTTTCAGCCTTGCTAGTAAAATTTCGCCCAGTGTTATTTTTGTTGACGAGGTTGGTGTATATTTCAAAGTACTAATGAAATAATTTGTCATTCTATTACGTCGTTGAACAGAGTGATCATCAgatttttcttgatgatttttaacattaattttctcattttttttaaatCTTGGAGGATCAAGAGTAGATTATCTCCGTTTGTGACAGTTATGTACTTTATGATAGGTGGACAGCATGTTGGGAAGACGTGAAAATCCAAGTGAGCACGAGGCAATGCGTAAAATGAAAAACGAGTTTATGGTGAACTGGGATGGTTTACGTACAAAGGATAAAGAACGTGTACTTGTACTCGGAGCAACCAATAGGCCTTTTGATCTTGATGAAGCTGTAATCAGGAGACTACCTCGCAGGTATCATCGGTTCTTACAAATTATTTGTTCCATCGCTctggttttaaatttatatatattattgggaTCAAACACAAGTAGTTATTTTATGTCAGAAAGCATTTAATGCATATTGGTTGGACATATTGGGTACTAACTTCAAACTGGTTTGAGTGGAAATGGGTCATTTATTTTGATAGATGGCACAAAAAGCATGCCAACATAACAAAAAATCTCATTTGATTTGGTGGCATGATGCTTTAAAAGTAAAAATAAGATTTGCTTACTGATGTTTGTATTTCCACAATCGTTGAAGATAGATAATTATGGTGTTGTGATGCTTCAAATGGTGAATTTGTTTTCTTTTTGATGGCAAGAAAAACTCAGATACgttattttgataaaaaaaaagttCAGTGGCTGTAATGAGAAATTTGATGAAGTTGAGTACCTTTTTGTTTTTAGAGTACTAAGTTATCTTCTGTATGAAGCGATTGAGGTTTTGAGCATGTGAAAATGCTTGCTTTCGACCCATTCTCTAGTTGGTGTTAGAATAcaacttaaatttatttatttattttttttgaacgACAGAATACAACTTAAATTAACATGTTTTGAGGAAAATGGGTCGAGTTAACCCTACATATTTCATTCATAGTATCATCGATATCAGCACAATATGAGTGTTACTATGTGCGCTTTTACTGATTAATTCTTGCTGTGCTGACCACAGGTTGATGGTAAATTTACCCGATGCCTCAAACAGGGAGAAAATTCTAAGAGTCATATTGGCAAAAGAGGAATTGTCACCTGATATTGATCTTGAGGCAGTTGCTAATATGACTGATGGGTATTCAGGAAGTGATCTAAAGGTCTCTCCTTTTTCCATTTTTTCCTAAATTAATTTGTTATTTATGTTTTATTCTAGCACTCCATTTGTTATTTGTTTTGTGAATTTGTTCTTCTGTTCAACTCTCAGAACCTATGCGTGACTGCTGCCCACTGTCCAATAAGAGAAATTTTGGAGAAGGAAAAGAAGGTTCGGTTCCTTGATTTCTATCAATTATATCTAATTCATTTTTTTATATTTACAATGGGTCAACCATAGAAACATAGCAAAACGTGAAATATGTTAAATGGTCAAACTGGATAAGCAGGTCAAAAGTCACTTGTatccaaatatatatacaagttacACTATTTTAAGTTGTTTCCCTAGAGGAATTATTGtattataatactaatcatattcaaTATGCAGGACAAAACGTTGGCATTGGCAGAAAACAGACCACTTCCAGCTTTGCATAGCAGTGCAGATGTTCGTCCTTTACGTCTAGATGATTTTAAGTATGCGCATGACCAGGTATATCATCTGCAAACATTAACACACTCACACATAGTTGTCTACAGTTTTATATTCCTACAGCATATCTATAGATTTCAATCAGGGTAAAAGTCAGAAAAGTCCCCATACAGTTCTCTGAAATTGTCGATTTTGCTGCTAATTAGAGAACTTTTTTCTTTTCTAGCGATACAAAAAAACTTTCAAATAATAAATGCTGATATATGAGTTATCACATGCAGGTATGTGCTAGTGTGTCATCTGAGTCAGCAAATATGAACGAGCTCGTTCAATGGAATGAACTCTACGGTGAAGGTGGATCCAGGAAGAAAAAACTTCTCAGTTACTTCATGTAGACCAATCAATGTATTTATTAAGTGTATAGCCCATCCCTTTGTTTCCTTTTTAGTAATTAATCTCGTATTAAAGTTGTGTCGATGCtgattagttttatttatttatttatcttaaATTCCCGTCCTGATATACGAATGACCTGTATCAATGGAAATTCCGTTGCAGGTCATCACCGAAGAGCTTTTTAGTACCTTTTTGCATGGAGCCCATGTGCATTGTATATTTAGTCTGATGGTTTTTTGAACCTAATTATTCCGCTTTCTTAAATTCTTATGACTGTATAGACTAACAAATTTACTCCACGATTGTCTAATTTATATAGTGGGCGTGCCTTAAACCTAGTTATTACAAATGTTGCTATTCCTTATTCATTTTAGCATTGCTCTTTGGTAATAGATTTGACCTTGCGCTTGTTGAATTTGTTGTTCTTTCACCCTTGGGGTTAACTGGTTTAATTCGAACACAAAGAAGCGTCGAGGATACATGTTAGGATTGCTCTGAAATGTATCCTTGATGGAAGCCCTAGACTTGTCCCCATGATGATACATGTTAGGATTTATAGAAATCTGGTCATACTAAAGAATCTCCATTGCTGCTCTTTGTTATTGTAATATGATGCGTGTTATGCATTGGGACTTTGGGACTTTAGTGTTCCTTTTGTTGAAAGTTCATGGGATGCAATTTTCaaaagtattttattattattgcaaTTATTATTAAGTCGTACAAAGGTTCTACAAAAACaacatgcaaacaatcaaatctaaaaTGAAAAGAACAACGGAATCACCAAGTGCTTATCTAGCTTTTGTAAATAAATCATGTTTAGTCTGATGCGACTTGTAGCTTTTAGAAATAAATTGATACTATCCCAAATATTTAACCTAAGGTTAAAAAAGCTACAAATAGATTATATACTTTTATCTTTATTTCATTGCAGGTTATGTATCTTCAAAATTATCATTGTAGAACAAAACTTTACCTACGGGATGCAACCCGGTCACATTTTATTTACATTCACGCACACGATAAAAGTTTATTACCCTCAATGGTATTTTTGAAGTATATAGTCTACATcgaaataaaactaaaaatataacTTATTTCTGTCATAAACTTTCGGTTAGAAAAATAATATATGCCACATAATTATATTAACCGGTTCATTCGGTGACcggtaatattttgtttacatgaaTACACAAGTTGTGTGTTTATGACATACAATAGTATTTTTTGAGGCATATATATACCCGACTAGAATAAAACAGAAATgaaaatatatgatatatttttgGCTTTAACTCTACTTAATTTGTAGAAACTTATAGAAGAAATTCTTGTTCTGTTTCTAATAAACACAAACATCTATAACATAGTAACATGTGGCTTAATAAAATAAAATCACCTGGCAAAGTAAATTGTGGCTTCGCCCGGGTTCGAACCGGAGACCTTCAGTGTGTTAGACTGACGTGATAACCAACTACACCACGAAACCATTTGTGTTAATGATGACTGGTTAATGACTAATAATCAGCATTTGGATATCCACTACTATAAATTTATTTGAGTTTGGACCATTAGATATCGTTTGGTATAATTTTTTTTGGAAtgacattttttttttagaaataccATCTAGCAAGGAACAAGAATAGCAAAAACCAAAACAAGAAAACGACACGGCTTTTGAAGCCATAAGTTCAAATTCAAAACTAGAAAGTCTATGTACCTAAACCAAGAAAACAAAAGGAAAATATTAGATAAAAAATCACGCTTTTCTTCACCGATCTATCGATGAAAATCACTTTGATTCATGATTATCAGGTCACAAACAAAACATGAAGCAACATTGTATCGATATTCAGTCCCCACTTGTCTATCCATATCAACAATTATATATCATTCGGTATACTATTTAATTAATGAGTTTGAAAATAAATAAATAGTGTAAACGTAAAAATGATAATGTTAACAAAGTAACTATCTTTATTCCCATATAAGAAAGTAACAGTTCATCAATGCAAAATTCTAAGTCAATAACCAACCAATTGAATTAAAGACTAATTGCATTGAAAAAGTTGCTTTTCTGTAAACATATGATTGACAATTTGCACAAAAGTTGAGTCTCATAATACATTGTGGAATCGTACAAAACGCTCACCTTAATCGAATTCTTATGCATCTACAAAGCCGATAACTGTCAGTGTAACACATATGGCTTGATCTAATGAACATACACGATGTTTGTTACCCATCCAAAAGTAGAATAGAGATCTAGACTTGAGCTCAATCTTTATACAATCTTTATTAAGTTGAAATAAGAGAGAAATACTTAACAAAAAGCTTCCTATATTTTAAATAATCCGATTCAACTCCTTTTATGGTTTGGGATCTATAAAAACAGATGGTTAGTTGGGTAATAGTAGCCTCTTATGAAGCAAGCTCAACAGATGGCCTTAAAAAGGGTGTCAAATATTATCACAACTTAAAGCGAAACAATTCAATAGGAGTTGCATGTATCATAAAAACACTACTAAGATTACAACACTCAAATGTCCAAATATTAAAAGGGATAGTAGTATGGTTTCCACCCATAAAAGGAGTAGAAATCATGTTTGTAAGTCAACATCCAAAACCTGGCAAGCACAAATGGTTCTAGGTAAAAGGTGTCCAAATATTATCCAAACTCAACATCATATGAACTTTAAAGTGCCTTATGAGTAGACTGAATCTATTTGCTTGGTGCAGCTTCAACAGCTTCTTTGGTTGCTTCACTCGTCGCAGCTGGCTTTGTTTCCGCTTCTTGACCTAAAACCAAGATTAACAATTAATACGAATTGTTTAAATGTGCACTTTCACGCTGAAATTTAAATGATCAGAATGGAATAATCAACTTTAAAGCTCAAAAGCATTAAAATACAGAACATTAGTTTTTCTTGACCAAATTCTGTTATAAACATGAATACTTAAAGTTTACTATAGTTCTGGAGATATGATCAAACTGCATTGATTCTAACGAGTCTAATCACATGAGATGTTAACGTACTTGCATGTGAGTTTGATTAAGATTACAAACTTGTACAATTCATTCATAAACAAACTTTATTAGAGTCAACTTGCAATTCTAAGGAATCAAATTAATTCCTTGTTTCTCAAGTTGTTTTTATTAGCCTCAAATGAACCTATTTCTATCTTGACAAATCCTCTAAATGCAGTCGTGTATTAGAATCAGAAAATGATAATCGTACAAAGTTATTGTAGTTGAAAGTAAATGAAACGGAGTAAGTTTTATTACCTTCATCATCACTGTCTTCATCATCACCGCCCATGAATTCACTCATGTCGGGCATACCTTCCATTCCCATGCCGCCCATGCCAGGCATCCCCATGCCGCCCATTCCAGGCATTCCCATACCGCCCATGCCAGGCATCCCCATGCCGCCCATGCCAGGCATCCCCATGCCGCCCATACCACCCATGCCTCCCATGTCTCCAAATTTCTgttaataataaatagaataagttGTTAAAAAAATGATAATGAGTTCACATGGTAATGTAGGTCACGATTTCTTACCGAGAAATCCATTCCTCCCATGTCAAGATCCGCAGCAGGACCTAAAACAAGTATTTATTTATCAaattaatgaataaataatattgagTATTGGTGATTATATgtacgtatgtgtgtgtgtgtgtatatataattatagaaTACCAGCATCATCATCTTCGTCAACCCATTTGTCCCAATCAACTTTAACGTAATGCGGGGTCTTAGCATCTCCGCCCAAAAGTTTGTTCCACCATTTAGGCTCTGCTTTCTCCAAAATACAGAATATACTTCTCTCACCTATGCTGATTTTGCTCTcctacataaaaacaatataaaaaggtcaacatataaatatataaatataaaattaaaaatgagaaaaatgtttCTGATGGAAGTTTAGAAAGCTACATACCTCTACGTTAACTTTGTCAAAAAGCTCAAGCTTTAGGTCATACTCATGCTGACCAGCTTTAGCAGTAAACGTAAATACTCCTTCAGGAGCTAAATCGACTTTGGCATCTTTAGTATCGGCCAAAACCACGGTAATAAAAAGTTTATCCTCTCTCTGGGCCCACTTAACCTCAGGATGACGACTACAATTTTCAAAAACATTTATATACTTAGTTGGTATATTATACTAATAAAACTATGAAACACGGCAAAACAGGCAAAATTAATCGATTATGAAAGTGAATGGTCCGCCCAATCCAGAAAAAACATGTTAAATCCTAAAAAATTATCCCTTCTGACCCAAACCAAAATTGACCCATTACCTCAAACCAAAATTGACCCATTACCTCAGTCCCACCCGGTCGTTTTGACCCATGATACCTTCATCAACTTAAAAACACACTTAAGCTCTCACATTTAACTCCCAATAAGCTAATCAAAGCACAAAGTTAGTTCCAAAAATTGGCTAATCGAAAAAAACTTTCAAAACCTTAACAAAGATTTCTATCATAATCGAAAAATATTATCCAAAATAAATAAGTTTATCCGATTCACTTTAAAAGTAATTAGTAACAACCTGCAATAATTTTGTGGATCACACAAATGCTAATCCAGCAGTTAAGTTTCAGAACCACAAAACAGATAGAAACAGCACAATCACCATCGAACATATTAAGTTATTAACCAAATAAAAATAATCAAAAACGCCAATCTATTTTTTAAACCCAAAAACCCAATtacaaaagaaaaataagaaaataaaaactaAGATTCAACAACAAGTCAACTGAGTATACACTCCAAATCAACACTTAAAATCTCAGATTACCGCTTCAAAAATATGCACAAATGATAGATAAACAGGAGATTTATTTGAAACCCTAAACCATAATTACaaaaaataaaacctaaaaaaaaaaaaaaaaaagaaaagaaaacaagtAATAAATCTAACACCAACCAACAAATTAACTAATTATCAAGAGAATACAAAACTGTTAAATCAATCAGCAAACGTTTTGCACAGCCTCAAAATAATTAATCATCAGATTAAGATATAAAATTAGGGTTAGAATCAAACAGAATGAATCGCACAAAAATAAAGAGCAGCTGATGATCAAAAGAGAAATTGAATTGAAATCTGCTGAAAATAAGAAGAAGATTAcctcatattttttttttgtatttagaAGAGGAGAGGAAAGTAAGTAAAGAAAACCCTAGAAATGCAGTTGAGTAGATATCTCAACAAATGATAATGATTTCGTTCTTAAACCCTTGAAAATTTACAACCGAGTCAGGCGGAAAACAGGTTAAGGTATTGTTTTTATTGGGCTTTCACGTTAGGCCCATTTATAGAAATGGGCCTTTTCCAACCGAGTCAGGTCGACCTTTTTGATTCCATCATTATTGGGCCTGTTATTTATTCACGTGTATACATGTATAGTGTCGAAGCTAGTTAAGGCTATCggtatgtttatttatttatttatttgaaaagtcaaagattttATTAATTTATTGAATATAAAAGAAGAATACATCATCTGCCATACTTGAGGTAGTATGGAGGAAACTGTACAATCGAAGCCTACAATTGCAGACTAACACGAAAAGAGGAAAGTAAAACTAGAAACGAAATATGTTGCAACTTATTTCGTTATCTA is from Rutidosis leptorrhynchoides isolate AG116_Rl617_1_P2 chromosome 10, CSIRO_AGI_Rlap_v1, whole genome shotgun sequence and encodes:
- the LOC139872507 gene encoding uncharacterized protein OsI_027940-like, with amino-acid sequence MSRHPEVKWAQREDKLFITVVLADTKDAKVDLAPEGVFTFTAKAGQHEYDLKLELFDKVNVEESKISIGERSIFCILEKAEPKWWNKLLGGDAKTPHYVKVDWDKWVDEDDDAGPAADLDMGGMDFSKFGDMGGMGGMGGMGMPGMGGMGMPGMGGMGMPGMGGMGMPGMGGMGMEGMPDMSEFMGGDDEDSDDEGQEAETKPAATSEATKEAVEAAPSK